GAGAAGCGCAATAGGCATTTTCAAAGCACACCCCGCCCTCGGATAGACGATCCAGATGGGGCGTTTGAACAACAGAACTACCCGCAAAACCAGCCGCATCCCAGCGCATCTGGTCGCACATCACAAGCACAATATTGGGACGAGACTCTGCCATTATAATGCCTTTCATTACTCACAGCAGAAAAATTTCAGTAATCCGAATAAAGCAAGCATTAGAGAAAGAACAGGCGCAATTTACAGAGCTACATCAAATGCGTCAAGCAATCGGTCGAGAGGGGCTACATTTTATGCTTGTTTTTTAAATCGATTTGAGCTTTTCATGAATAAACCACCGCAATCATGCCTGCATATGGGCAGGCAAACAGGTAAATCGAGGTCAAGGAGGCTGACATGGACCGGGAAACCATGACAAACGAAGAGAATTACGCCTTTGATTTAACGGGTTATTTGCATATACCGGGAGCTTTGACCCGCCCCGAAGTCGCGCGGTTAAACGACGCAATTGATCGGGCAGGGTCACTCGAAGGCATGCTCGGCTGGGAAGGCGATTTGCGCGAACCATTCCGCGATTTGCTGATCCATCCCCAACTCGTGTGGTATCTGAACCAAATTGTAGGATACGGTTTCAGGCTCGACCGCGCACCTGAAATACTGTGCGGCGAAACCTGTGACACCTCTGCCCCACTGGTAGGTGGCAATGAACCGCGAGATCCCGCGCTGGCATATTATCACCAGAACGATCGAAGATTTTGTGAAGGCGTGCGCGTAATCTGGGCACTCTCTGATGTCAAAGCCGGAGATGGCGGATTTGTATTCGTACCGTGTACCCACAAATCAAATGTAGAAACGCCAGAAGACATATTGACCGGTGTAGATGACTCGGATTATCTTTTTCAACCCGAATTAAAAGCGGGTGATTTACTCATCGTCGGTCTGAGCGTCGTACAGGGCATGCGTCCCTGGCAAGGCGAGGGACTGCAACGCTTACTATCCTACGAATACGTGGGCCGCGGCGTAATCCGTTCTGCGGGACCTGGCCCTGAATCGGATAAAATGCCAGTATCCGACTTGATGGCAGAACTAACACCTGAACAGCGCGCATCGCTCTATCGCCCCGGATATCGCGATACAACACCACCACCGACTTTAGAAACAGACGGCGAGACAGTCACATTGGACGAATCCCGTGAAATTTTTCACCCATCTTTCCTGATGAAAAATCCAAATTCGGGTATTGACGAAAAAGAATTTTACTTTTGGGACTTAAACGGGTACCTGGTGCTGCGCGGGATCATGGATGAAGAATGGCTGGCACAGGCCAATGCCGCCATTGACAAATTTGAGGACCGAATCGTCGTTGGCGACGAACTCGCACAAGGATCAAAAACGCTTGCAGGCACGGGCAGGCCCCTATTGGGTGGACTGACTCAGTTGCCCAGTCCCCATTGCGACCCATTTCGGAGAATGCTCGCCCACCCGGTCGTTGAACATCGGCTGAACTGGATGGGCGCCAGCGGTGGTCGCACGGGCGGAGGAACGGCATTTTGCTCGGTCAAAGGCACATCGGGCCATTCCCAGCATGGCTCCAATGAGCCGCTCAATCCAACCCGGGGATACTTTTATCAAAATGGACGCAGCTATTGCGAAGCCGTAACCGTAACCTGGCAATTGCGCGACGTAACCGAATCCGATGGTGGGTTTGCATGCGTGCCGGGATCGCACAAAGCGTATTATCCTACTCCCCCGGGCGTGCGCACCTGCGATGACCACATGGGATTGGTAAAACACATAGAGGTGAAAGCGGGCGATGTGCTCTTCTTCATGGATGGCAGCACCTCACATGGCACATTCGCGTGGAAAAGCGACATCTCGCGGCGGGGGATTTTACACAAATATTCATCGCGCAACTTCAATCGCAGCGGCGGAGAATTGTCTCATCCAGAAAAACGGTGGGGCGATCTCGTCTCGGGCATGAGCGATGAACAGATGGCAGTCATGCGCGGTCCCGACCGCGATGTGTTTAGAAAGAACGTGCCCAGATTGGAAATTGCCGACGGTTCAGTCGTCGCGTCTTACGAACGAGGCAGTACATTGTACAGCAAGGAAGCACCTACCGGTCCAGTGGTAAAAAAATAATGCAAAGCGTCACAACTCACAAACTGTCCATTTAAATGGGCAGTTTTTTTTTCAGATGCGTCAAGCAATCGGTTGAGAGGGGTTTCATTTTATACTTGTTTTTTGAATCAATTTGAACATTTCATGAATAAACCGCCACATTCATGCCTGCATACCAGCAGGCAAACAGGTACATCACAGTCAAGGAGGCTGAAATGGACCGGGAAACCATGACAAACGAAGAGAATTACGCCTTTGATTTAACAGGTTATTTGCATATACCGGGGGCTTTGTCCCGTCCCGAAGTCGCGCGGTTAAACAACGCGATTGATCGGGCAGGGTCACTCGAAGGAATGCTCGGCTGGGAAGGCGATTTGCGCGAACCCTTTCGCGATTTGTTGATCCATCCCCAACTCGTGTGGTGTCTGAATCAAATTGTGGGACATGGGTTCAGGCTCGACCGCGCACCCGAAATTCTATGCGACGAAACCTGTGACACCTCTGCCCCGCTGGAGGGCGGCAATGAACCGCGAGATCCCGCGCTGGCATATTATCATCAGAATGATCGAAGATTTTGTGAAGGCGTGCGCGTAATCTGGGCACTCTCTGATGCCAAAGCTGGCGATGGTGGGTTTGTGTTCGTACCGTGTACCCACAAATCAAATGTAGAAACGCCAGAGGATATATTGACCGGTGTAGATGACTCGGATTATCTTTTTCAACCCAAACTAAAAGCGGGCGATCTGCTCATCGTCGGCTTGAGCGTCGTACAGGGCATGCGTCCCTGGCAAGGCGAGGGACCACAGCGCTTGCTATCCTACGAATACGTGGGCCGCGGTGTGATCCGTTCTGTGGGACCTGGCCCTGAATCGGATAAAATGCCAGTATCCGACTCGATGGCGGGAATGAGTCCAGAGCAGCGTGCATCGCTGTACAGACCTGGATATCGCGATACAACGCCACCGCCAACGTTGAAAACAGATGGCGAGACAATCACATTAGAAGAATCTCGCGAAATTTTTCACCCATCTTTCCTGATGAAAAATCCAAACTCGGGCATTGACCAAAAAGAATTTTACTTTTGGGACTTAAACGGGTACCTGGTGCTGCGCGGGGTCATGGATGAAGAATGGCTGGCACAGGCCAATGCCGCCATTGACAAATTTGAGGACCGAATCGTCGTTGGCGAAGAACTCGCACGCGGGTCAAAAAGCCTCGCGGGCACGGGTAGGCCCCTGTTGGGTGGGCTGACTCAGTTGCCCAGTCCCCATTGCGATCCTTTTCGACGAATGCTCGCCCATCCGGCCGTTGAACATCGGCTAAACTGGATGGGTGCCAGTGGTGGTCGCACGGGTGGAGGAACGGCATTTTGTGCGGTCAAAGGCACATCGGGCCATTCCCTGCACGACTCCAATGAGCCGCTCAATCCAGGGCGCGGATATATTTATCAAAATGGGCGAAGCTATTGTGAAGCCGTAACCGTAACCTGGCAATTGCGCGACGTAACCGAAGCCGACGGTGGATTTGCATGCGTACCGGGATCGCACAAAGCGTATTATCGCATGCCGCCTGGGGTGAGTTCCTGCGATGACCACATGGGATTGGTAAAACACGTAGAGATGAAAGCGGGCGATGTGCTCTTCTTCATGGATGGCGGCACCACACACGGCACATTGGCGTGGAAAAGCGACATCTCGCGGCGGGGGATTTTGCACAAATACTCATCGCGCAACTTCAATCGCAGCGGCGGAGAATTGACCCATCCAGAAAAACGGTGGGGCGATCTCGTCTCGGGCATGAGCGACGAACAGATAGCCGTCATGCGCGGACCCGACCGCGATGTATTCGAAAAAAACGTACCCAGATTGGAAATTGCCGACGGTTCAGTCGTCGCGTCTTACGAGCGAGGCAGTACATTGTACAGCAAGGAAGCGCCACAGGGTCCAGTAGTAAAAAAATAACGCAAAGTGACGCAATACAGCTTAATAATGGGCGTGCCTCTTGACAGTTCTGGTCATGCAGTCTATTTTTGAACGAGAGAATACAAGGTGTGAGGTGTTCCTATTGGCGTGTGGTTGGGGGACCTCTTACGTCTTACCTTTTACCTCTCACCTTTTGAATGGAGGATATAAATGGGCATTAATGTGGGGTTTGTAGGTGCTGGAGGACGTGCACGGTCGCATATGCGCGCGTTAGCCAATATAGAAGATGTCGAGATCGTTGCAATTTGTGACATAAAAGAAGAAACCGCACAAAGCGCGACTTCAGAATTTGGTGGCACGGCTTATACCGACTATCGCGTGATGCTGGACAGTGAAAATTTGACCGCGATGTATGTCGTCGTACCGACATTTGCACACTATGATGCAGAAATTTTGGCGGCGCAACAAGGCGTACACATGCTGCTGGAAAAGCCCGTAGTGCCCTCAATGGAAAAGGGATTGGAAATTCTGGAAGCCGTTCAAAAATCAGGTGTACTGACCTCTGTGGGCTATCAACAGCGATATACGGGCTGGGCAAAACAGGGACGTGAATTTTTAAAAGACAAGACCATCGCCATGGCACAGGCTTATCGTTGGGGTGGTTTACCGGGCACGCCGTGGTGGCGCGTGATGGCGCAGTCGGGTGGGCAGATTGTCGAACAGACCACGCATCAGATCGACTTATTGCGTTATCTCGTGGGCGATGTCGCAGAAGTACACGCGTATTACGCCACCCGCGCATTAAACGATGTCGAAAATCTCGATATCCCCGACGTATATGCCCTATCGCTCAAATTTGAAAAAGGTGCTGTGGGCACACTGAGTTCCACCTGCGTTCTCCGCAATGGCGGTGGCTCAAATGGCATTGATATCATCATGCGCGATATGCGAGCGACCGTCGATGGCAATGGTGTAACCGTATTTCCAGGTAATGCGGCTGAGGTCGGCGAAATGCGCGAATCGGAAGATATCGACGAAGTATTTATGGCTGCAATTCGTTCGGGAGATGGATCGGGAATCCTCTCTGACTTTGAAGACGGTTTGCGCAGCCTCGATATTTCGCTCGCGGCAAATAAATCTGCTGAAACGGGTCAACCCGAGCGAACTTATTTTTCGCAAAATCGTTGAAAGAAAGCAGCCAGACCAATTACCGCTCTTACAGGGCACAACGTAGTATAACCGACAACTCACCACAATGGAAGGACTATGCTCAAAAGAAACAGAAAAAAGAAGCGAAAAAGAAGCGCATTGCGAGAATTTGGAATCGCCATATTTTTAGCCATTTTAATCCGGGGAACGCTGGTACAAGCATATCACATACCCTCGGGATCGATGGAAGACACGCTATTAGAAGGCGATTACGTACTGGGCGATAAACTGACCTTCGGCACGCAAATACCCGACCGCGTACCCATACTGAATACCAAATTGCCCTCATTTCGCGTACCGGGATTTTCAACCCCTCAACCGGGGGATCTGGTAATTTTTGAATTCCCCCGGGATGAGTCGCGCGATTTTATCAAGCGGTGTATTGCGGTTGAAGGACAGACAGTGGAAATCAAAAACAAAATTGTATATGTAGATGGAAAGCGATTTGAAAATCCAGAAGGCGTTAAGCACGAAGACCCCAGAGTAGAACACAAACAGCACAGCCCGCGCGACAACTATGGACCTCACACAGTGCCACCGGGGCATATTTTTGTGATGGGAGACAATCGCGACAGCAGTTATGACAGCCGGTTTTGGGGGATGGTACCCATGGAAAAAGTAAAAGCACACCCATTATTTATTTATTATTCCTGGGATAGCCAAAAGCCTCTGTGGAATATTTTTCAAAAAATCCGTTGGAGCAGGCTGGGCCTGGTGGAGTAACCGAATAAAAATGGTATTTGTAAGGCCCGATGAAATATCGGGCCTTTTTTTACAGGCGAAATTCAGAAAACAGAAAGCAACCACAAATGAACACGGATGAGCACAGATGTGAAAGATCACCCCTCGTTTTGTGTCTCCTATTAGCTGTCTTTTGTCTCACCGGACAAAGTAGAGCAGCAGAGGTGGTACTGCTTTATACAGGAGACACACAGAGCTTCCTGGAAGTGTGTGGCTGCGCGGACAACCAGCTCGGCGGCATTGCGCGGCGTGCGACAATGGTAAATGACTTAAAGCAATCGTATCCCAATGCCCTGTTAGTAGATGCCGGCGGTCTATTTGCAGGCGATACCGTATTGGACCAATTGCGATGCAAAATACATTTGCAAGCCATGAAAGCCATCCATTACGACGCGGCCAATGTCGGTGTGGGAGAATTGCGATTTGGACAATCGTTCTTTGAAACCATGCGCGATTCGATCGGCATCCCTTTTGTAAGTGCAAACTTAAAGGTAAATGGCGTGCAAATGGGTGCGCCAATACGCATTCTGGACGCGGGCGATGTGCGCGTCGGTATCATAGGTGTGGCGGGTGAACGGGAGATTGAAGTACACGGTATGGCAATGGGAGCCTCACATATAAATATGCCCGATGGCGTAAATGTCCGGCTCGATGGCATCCAGGAAGCAGTGGCATCTGTGCGTCAAAAGACCGACCTCATAGTTGTATTGAGCGACCTGGATCGAGAGGAAGAACGCAGCCTCGTACAACATATCTCCGATATAGATATCGTGATCAGCACGCGATCAACCGAGACAACCCATAGGATCGGCAATACCCTGTTGCTGGGCACCCAACCCCAGGGCAAAGCAATTGGACAGGCGATCTTAAACGTAGAAAATGGACGGGTGACAGCAGAACAAATCACCTCCGTATTGCTCTCTGAATCCATTGGCGAAGACCGCACCGTGAAACGGCTCGTGGATGAATTCTACAATCTGGTTCAAAAAAATTCTGCATTACAGCAGACAGGACGACCGAGATTTGCGGGATTTGCACAGGAAGAACAGGCGCATCGGGGCACCAATAGATATGTCGGGGTAGAGACGTGCAAAGGATGCCATGCTACCGAGGTTGCAGACTGGGAACAGTCACACCATGCCAATGCATTTAATCGCTTGTTGCAAAAACAAAAACACTATCAGCCCGACTGCGTAACGTGTCATACCACGGGATTTGGATATCCCACGGGATTCCGGATTGGCAAAGATGTCAAACGACTTACAAATGTGCAGTGCGAAGTGTGCCACGGGCCTGGTGAACAACACGCGCGGCGCCCAGAAATCAGCAATATCCGCCGCACGCCATCTCCCGATTTGTGCCAGCGCTGTCACGATGCAAACCAGACACCCGACTTTGACGCCCGATTTGCCGATATGCTGGCAGAAGTGAATCACAAGGGACACGGCTCTTCTCACGCAATAACCAAATCGGACACAGAGCATGGTGAAACAGAACCGAGCCAGGATGGCCGCCCTCTCGTTGAGCTATTCGTGATGGCAGATTGCCCCTATGGCATACATGCAGAACAAACCCTTGCCCCTCTATTTCGCAAGTTGGGGGATCAAATCGACTTTCGCCTGTATTTTATCGCAGACGAAGCGAATACAAAAAATGTCGCATCGCCCCCCCCTGTCACACGCTCGACACAGACAGCACAGCCAGGATGCAAAGCGACGACCTCGACGGGATCGGGTCGCTTTCGCAGTTTGCACGGCGACAGAGAAATAGCCGAAGGCATTCGGCAAACCATTGTGATATCACGATACCCCGATCGGTTCTGGGATTACATTTTGTGTCGCAATAAATCGGGCATTGCAACCGATTGGCGCATCTGTGCAACGCAGGTGAACATGGACGCAGACAAAATCGCCGAGCTATCCGAAAACGATGTGGGTGAAACGTTATTTGCCGAAAATATTCGCCGGGCCAATCTGCTGGGAATCAACGCATCGCCCACATTGCGCGTAAATGGACGCGATGTCAAAACATCTTCTCATGAGGTGGCGCAGTTCATCTGTCGAAACAATAAAAATTTGCCCTTTTGCGCCGATGTTCCCGAGTGCCTCAGCGATCGGGATTGTGTACACCCAGACAAAGTTGGCCTATGCTTAAACGGCGGGACGCCAAACGCGCGATGCGAAGTACGCGATCCCATTCCCTTTCAAACGACCATTCTCAACGACGCAACCTGTACGGTATGTGATACGTATTCGTTTATTCGATCTACACTATCGCTCTTTCCCGGTGCTGAGTTCCAAACTGTAGAAGTAAACAGCGAGATAGGACAGAACCTGATTGCGCGTTATAGGCTAGACCGGGTGCCAGCTTATGTGCTGAATAATGAATTTGAGAAAACAGCCCATTTTAATCGATTTGCACACCTGATGCAGCGCGTTGGTGATCATTTTGTTCCAACTGTGCTATTGACGCCCATTGCGCGGGTTTTTCAAGGCCAGAATATAGAGGGAATGGACCTGTTTATGGATGTTAGCGTGTCTCCGGCCTTACAAATAGCAGAACGACTCTTGCAATGGGGCAAAAAAATCCAGGCACCCGAGCGCTTGCGCCTGCACTTTGTAGGCAATGACACACAAAATGCACTATTTCGACAGGCACAACAGACCGCTCCAGAGCGGATAGTTGACGCGCTGTTATGCCACAAGCAGAAGGCATCTTCCGACACATCTTCTGTAGTAAACTGCTTAAAACAGATGGGCATTGACGTCAGCGGAATAGACAACAGAGCAGAAACACACGCCACTGCTCGAGCACTCGGCGTGATACCGACAAGGTCGCCGACTGTAGTAATCGATGGGCGTTTTGTAGTGCAAGCCGAAGGTCTGAAGCAAATAGAAGCGATATTTTATCGCCTGCACCCGGAATTACTCCAACGCGACAGGAACACAGCCAGGCCATCTGGCGTCAAATAATCAGTACCTGTTTGCTTTCGCGATTGATCGAAAAGGAGATCGATATGATACACGTCCGAATATTTTGCGCTTTGCTGTGTAGCCTGTTGGCAACTTCTGGGTGTAAACCAATCCCCACAGAGCCTGAAACCACTTTAGACGGGCTTGTATATGTCAACAACTCCTGGGGATTTCGAATCAGTCGTCCCAATGACCAGTGGGGTATCGATGTAGCAACCATTACATCACAAAGAGACATCAATGGTTTGCCACCCGTGACCGTACGCATGCTCAGCCCTGGGCTTACGGGTGAGGGGGGCTTTCGTCCGCAAATGCGTTTGGAGCCACGAGCACTACCAGCTAACTTTACGACAATGACACTGGATCAACTCGTTCAAGAATTTGAAGAGCAGTATCTAATGCTCGCATTTGATCAATATCGCGTTATCGGCGAAAAACAGCGCATCCGACTCAGGGTGGGCGAGGCAATTCAGTGGCAATTTCGCTATTCTCAACTGGAGCGCTCCAACAGGGCATATCCCGGCACCCGATTTCTCGTAGCCATAGCCATCCACAATCAGGTAGGGTATTACATGATCGGCAATGGCAGCCGAGATGCGGGCTATCCGCTAACCGAATATGAGCAAATTGTGGCAAGTTTGGAGTTTCAGTGATTTCGCCCAGATATGAGAGCCTATCGTTTAAAAAAACAAAAGCCCTGTTTTCACAGGGCTTTTTTTAATCTTATGGCGATGCGGCATCCGTTTGGGGTTTGAGATGCTTTTCTAAAAACTGAACAGACATTTCAACCAGCGATGCCTGGTTATCTGCATTGCCAAAGCCGTGACCGGCATTGACAACCTTGTAAAGCGTGACATCCAAACCCGCTTTTTGCATTGCCGCATAGAGCAACTCGCTCTGATTATAGGGAACTGCCCGATCTTTTTCCCCGTGCATGATAAGCATGGGCGGATCGTTTTTGCTGACATAAGTAATGGGATTGGCCGCAGCGACTTTCTCCTTATTTTCCTGGATAGGACCACCAATGAGTCTGGACTCGGGGGAATCGGCTGCGTCGTGATCAATTCTGCCTTCAAAATCATTCATACGCAAAAAATCCGTAGGGCCAAACCAGTTGCATACCACCTGAACCCGACTCGAATATTGGCTGTG
The Gemmatimonadota bacterium genome window above contains:
- a CDS encoding phytanoyl-CoA dioxygenase family protein; this translates as MDRETMTNEENYAFDLTGYLHIPGALTRPEVARLNDAIDRAGSLEGMLGWEGDLREPFRDLLIHPQLVWYLNQIVGYGFRLDRAPEILCGETCDTSAPLVGGNEPRDPALAYYHQNDRRFCEGVRVIWALSDVKAGDGGFVFVPCTHKSNVETPEDILTGVDDSDYLFQPELKAGDLLIVGLSVVQGMRPWQGEGLQRLLSYEYVGRGVIRSAGPGPESDKMPVSDLMAELTPEQRASLYRPGYRDTTPPPTLETDGETVTLDESREIFHPSFLMKNPNSGIDEKEFYFWDLNGYLVLRGIMDEEWLAQANAAIDKFEDRIVVGDELAQGSKTLAGTGRPLLGGLTQLPSPHCDPFRRMLAHPVVEHRLNWMGASGGRTGGGTAFCSVKGTSGHSQHGSNEPLNPTRGYFYQNGRSYCEAVTVTWQLRDVTESDGGFACVPGSHKAYYPTPPGVRTCDDHMGLVKHIEVKAGDVLFFMDGSTSHGTFAWKSDISRRGILHKYSSRNFNRSGGELSHPEKRWGDLVSGMSDEQMAVMRGPDRDVFRKNVPRLEIADGSVVASYERGSTLYSKEAPTGPVVKK
- a CDS encoding phytanoyl-CoA dioxygenase family protein, translated to MDRETMTNEENYAFDLTGYLHIPGALSRPEVARLNNAIDRAGSLEGMLGWEGDLREPFRDLLIHPQLVWCLNQIVGHGFRLDRAPEILCDETCDTSAPLEGGNEPRDPALAYYHQNDRRFCEGVRVIWALSDAKAGDGGFVFVPCTHKSNVETPEDILTGVDDSDYLFQPKLKAGDLLIVGLSVVQGMRPWQGEGPQRLLSYEYVGRGVIRSVGPGPESDKMPVSDSMAGMSPEQRASLYRPGYRDTTPPPTLKTDGETITLEESREIFHPSFLMKNPNSGIDQKEFYFWDLNGYLVLRGVMDEEWLAQANAAIDKFEDRIVVGEELARGSKSLAGTGRPLLGGLTQLPSPHCDPFRRMLAHPAVEHRLNWMGASGGRTGGGTAFCAVKGTSGHSLHDSNEPLNPGRGYIYQNGRSYCEAVTVTWQLRDVTEADGGFACVPGSHKAYYRMPPGVSSCDDHMGLVKHVEMKAGDVLFFMDGGTTHGTLAWKSDISRRGILHKYSSRNFNRSGGELTHPEKRWGDLVSGMSDEQIAVMRGPDRDVFEKNVPRLEIADGSVVASYERGSTLYSKEAPQGPVVKK
- a CDS encoding Gfo/Idh/MocA family oxidoreductase, which codes for MGINVGFVGAGGRARSHMRALANIEDVEIVAICDIKEETAQSATSEFGGTAYTDYRVMLDSENLTAMYVVVPTFAHYDAEILAAQQGVHMLLEKPVVPSMEKGLEILEAVQKSGVLTSVGYQQRYTGWAKQGREFLKDKTIAMAQAYRWGGLPGTPWWRVMAQSGGQIVEQTTHQIDLLRYLVGDVAEVHAYYATRALNDVENLDIPDVYALSLKFEKGAVGTLSSTCVLRNGGGSNGIDIIMRDMRATVDGNGVTVFPGNAAEVGEMRESEDIDEVFMAAIRSGDGSGILSDFEDGLRSLDISLAANKSAETGQPERTYFSQNR
- the lepB gene encoding signal peptidase I; translation: MLKRNRKKKRKRSALREFGIAIFLAILIRGTLVQAYHIPSGSMEDTLLEGDYVLGDKLTFGTQIPDRVPILNTKLPSFRVPGFSTPQPGDLVIFEFPRDESRDFIKRCIAVEGQTVEIKNKIVYVDGKRFENPEGVKHEDPRVEHKQHSPRDNYGPHTVPPGHIFVMGDNRDSSYDSRFWGMVPMEKVKAHPLFIYYSWDSQKPLWNIFQKIRWSRLGLVE
- a CDS encoding multiheme c-type cytochrome, with translation MVLLYTGDTQSFLEVCGCADNQLGGIARRATMVNDLKQSYPNALLVDAGGLFAGDTVLDQLRCKIHLQAMKAIHYDAANVGVGELRFGQSFFETMRDSIGIPFVSANLKVNGVQMGAPIRILDAGDVRVGIIGVAGEREIEVHGMAMGASHINMPDGVNVRLDGIQEAVASVRQKTDLIVVLSDLDREEERSLVQHISDIDIVISTRSTETTHRIGNTLLLGTQPQGKAIGQAILNVENGRVTAEQITSVLLSESIGEDRTVKRLVDEFYNLVQKNSALQQTGRPRFAGFAQEEQAHRGTNRYVGVETCKGCHATEVADWEQSHHANAFNRLLQKQKHYQPDCVTCHTTGFGYPTGFRIGKDVKRLTNVQCEVCHGPGEQHARRPEISNIRRTPSPDLCQRCHDANQTPDFDARFADMLAEVNHKGHGSSHAITKSDTEHGETEPSQDGRPLVELFVMADCPYGIHAEQTLAPLFRKLGDQIDFRLYFIADEANTKNVASPPPVTRSTQTAQPGCKATTSTGSGRFRSLHGDREIAEGIRQTIVISRYPDRFWDYILCRNKSGIATDWRICATQVNMDADKIAELSENDVGETLFAENIRRANLLGINASPTLRVNGRDVKTSSHEVAQFICRNNKNLPFCADVPECLSDRDCVHPDKVGLCLNGGTPNARCEVRDPIPFQTTILNDATCTVCDTYSFIRSTLSLFPGAEFQTVEVNSEIGQNLIARYRLDRVPAYVLNNEFEKTAHFNRFAHLMQRVGDHFVPTVLLTPIARVFQGQNIEGMDLFMDVSVSPALQIAERLLQWGKKIQAPERLRLHFVGNDTQNALFRQAQQTAPERIVDALLCHKQKASSDTSSVVNCLKQMGIDVSGIDNRAETHATARALGVIPTRSPTVVIDGRFVVQAEGLKQIEAIFYRLHPELLQRDRNTARPSGVK